One genomic window of Nicotiana sylvestris chromosome 10, ASM39365v2, whole genome shotgun sequence includes the following:
- the LOC104238422 gene encoding uncharacterized protein has protein sequence MRRVAGSSNQQVIKIINMFIHTSFPNLQLTNICHDTYNKIEKLSPAIHCQIVYWHKPPTGWFKLNTDGCNNGNPGSAGGGGLIRDHNGVLIGVFAEFYGDCSCNIAEAKAIRKPPWRFNDIIEQIQTMTNDRNFVFCHTLREGNNSADKLTNMGEESKTVSIFNEVVSLPLNVRA, from the exons ATGAGACGAGTGGCTGGGTCGTCAAACCAGCAAGTGATCAAGATTATAAATATGTTTATCCATACGAGTTTCCCAAATTTGCAATTGACCAACATATGCCATGATACTTACAACAAAATTGAGAAGCTCTCCCCTGCTATTCACTGTCAAATTGTTTATTGGCATAAACCTCCAACAGGCTGGTTTAAACTCAATACTGATGGTTGCAACAATGGTAATCCAGGCTCAGCAGGTGGTGGTGGTCTTATCAGAGATCACAATGGTGTGTTGATAGGTGTTTTTGCAGAATTCTATGGAGATTGTAGTTGCAATATCGCGGAAGCTAAAGCTATAAG GAAACCACCCTGGAGATTTAATGATATTATTGAGCAGATTCAAACCATGACCAATGATCGTAACTTTGTATTTTGCCACACCTTAAGGGAAGGAAACAACTCTGCTGACAAGCTTACTAACATGGGTGAAGAATCTAAAACTGTTTCTATCTTCAATGAGGTTGTATCATTACCATTGAATGTTAGAGCTTAA
- the LOC138879069 gene encoding secreted RxLR effector protein 161-like produces MEATKVIDPTIYTATNLDMDESGSSINQTMYRGIIGSLLYLTASRTDIVFSVGLCARFQSNPKESHLKAAKRILRYLKGTQDLVLYYPLGDNFNLISYADANYAGYLVDKKSTSRMAHFLGSC; encoded by the coding sequence atggaagcaACAAAGGTGATCGATCCCACTATTTATACCGCTACTAATCTAGACATGGATGAGTCTGGATCATCTATAAATCAAACAATGTATCGGGGAATCATTGGATCTCTACTCTACCTTACTGCCAGCAGGACAGACATTGTATTTAGTGTGGGAttatgtgcaaggtttcaatcaaatcctaaggaatctcatctgaaggctgcTAAGAGAATTCTGAGATATCTTAAGGGCACACAGGACCTGGTTCTTTATTATCCTTTAGGTGACAATTTCAACCTTATTAGTTATGCTGACGCTAATTATGCAGGTTATCTGGTGGACAAGAAAAGTACATCTAGAATGGCTCATTTCCTTGGATCATGTTAA
- the LOC138879070 gene encoding uncharacterized protein, translating into MAEDSEMWDIICDGPHVPMKKVGDSRVMVPKTRKEYNDIDRKVVEKNFRAKKILVCGIGPDEYNRIPACQSAKTTWEALQMEHVGTTQVKQSKIDMLTTEYELFKMKDDESIQDMHTRFTSIINELYSLGEIIPRNKLVRKILSVLPSSWESKVNAISKVKDLQALTMDELIGNLKTYEMKRKKDSERRKPKKEKNLVLKAENNDSSEEDSDMAYLTKRFQKMVRRNGGIPKRGSSSKPRNYDLCHKCRKPGRKSAVDNVVKQALTTWGDSSSESEGEPDAENSPMMAVENEAKEYDSLFALMAQSNDDEEDDNDEDALAIELGDVEQSRDDLVVCVVYLNETMGSLEETIERLKSEHRPVSIEKGNEVASETHIKLEKELNDVKTSLCGELEKYRQLQTELEKVKIDLEKSLKWTWSSDVVNAMYFNNSGHSVGKTGTSKKIVRPGFNLFRKTKCLLKK; encoded by the exons ATGGCAGAAGACTCCGAGATGtgggacatcatttgtgatggtccacatgttcctatgaagAAAGTTGGAGACTCTAGAGTGATGGTGCCGAAAACCAGAAAAGAATACAACGATATTGATAGAAAAGTTGTTGAGAAGAACTTTCGTGCCAAGAAGATCTTGGTATGTGgtataggacctgatgagtacaataGAATCCCAGCATGTCAATCTGCCAAGACAACATGGGAAGCATTGCAAATGGAACATGTaggaactactcaggttaaacagtctaagattgacatgctcaccacCGAGTATGAGCTTTTCAAGATGAAAgatgatgagtctatacaagatatgcacactaGATTCACATCTATCATAAATGAGCTTTATTCACTTGGAGAAATTATTCctagaaacaagcttgtaaggaagaTTCTTAGTGTTCTACCTAGCTCTTGGGAGAGTAAGGTGAATGCCATTAGTAAAGTTAAAGATTTACAAGCTCTAACCatggatgagctgattggaaatttgaagacatatgagatgaaaagaaagaaagacagtgaaagaagaaagccaaagaaggagaagaacctggtactcaaggcTGAAAACAATGACTCAAGTGAAGAAGATAGTGATATGGCCTATCTCActaaaagatttcaaaagatggttcgaagaaatggtggtataccaaagagGGGGAGTTCAAGTAAACCAAGGAACTATGATCTCTGTCACAAGTGCAGAaagccagg CCGAAAAAGTGCAGTTGACAATGTTGTGAAGCAAGCTCTTACTACATGGGGAGACTCTTCTAGTGAATCAGAAGGGGAACCAGATGCAGAAAACAGTcccatgatggcagtggaaaatGAAGCAAAGGAATATGATTCATTGTTTGCACTGATGGCTCAGTCCAATGATGATGAAGAGGATGACAATGATGAA GATGCCCTGGCCATAGAGCTAGGAGATgttgaacaatctagagatgatctggtggtctGTGTGGTTTATTTAAATGAGACCATGGGca GCCTAGAGGAAACAATTGAGAGACTCAAATCAGAACATAGGCCTGTAAGTATTGAGAAAGGGAATGAAGTAGCTAGTGAGACACACATCAAGCTTGAAAAGGAATTAAATGatgtgaaaactagtctatgtggtGAACTTGAGAAATATAGGCAACTTCAAACTGAATTGGAGAAAGTAAAAATTGATCTTGAAAAATCtcttaagtggacctggtcctcagatgttgTCAATGCCATGTACTTCAACAATAGTGGACACAG TGTGGGAAAAAcgggcacttcaaagaaaattgtcaggccagggttcaatctgttcagaaaaacaaagtgtttgctaAAAAAGTGA